One region of Ornithinibacter aureus genomic DNA includes:
- the fdxA gene encoding ferredoxin: protein MTYVIAQPCVDLKDKACIEECPVDCIYEGERSLYIHPDECVDCGACEPVCPVEAIYYEDDVPEQWAEYYKANVEFFDDLGSPGGAAKLGMIAKDHPIISALPPQEHDE, encoded by the coding sequence ATGACGTACGTGATCGCGCAGCCCTGTGTCGACCTCAAGGACAAGGCCTGCATCGAGGAGTGTCCCGTCGACTGCATCTACGAGGGTGAGCGCAGCCTCTACATCCACCCCGACGAGTGCGTCGACTGCGGTGCGTGCGAGCCGGTCTGCCCCGTCGAGGCGATCTACTACGAGGACGACGTCCCCGAGCAGTGGGCCGAGTACTACAAGGCCAACGTCGAGTTCTTCGACGACCTGGGCAGCCCCGGTGGGGCCGCCAAGCTCGGCATGATCGCCAAGGACCACCCGATCATCTCCGCGCTGCCCCCGCAGGAGCACGACGAGTAG
- a CDS encoding GNAT family N-acetyltransferase gives MDERVELPDREPRVGARVVVRYRLPEVDPRTGATLTDVVGDLVETDAASLVVRTRRGVVTVPRSLVTALKEIPPTPSRRGSPHRALSIEDLQRVMVGAWPAMETERLGDWVLRASRGFTQRANSVVTAGSPGLPLPDALDAVERWYAARDLPANLTIAGPVGFDPASDLVGAEALRRGYRGRVATVTLTASTRLIALQPPRRGVHQVAGVQEVAVGRDLTDDWFAAYRTYRAVDDHAARAVLTGSPDQVFATTRDAGGRVVGIGRLGLASAWGGIAAMWVEPTMRRRGIADAMLTALARAADDAGVASLHLQTDSDNDPALAVYGQRGFDRHHEYVNLTRPPG, from the coding sequence ATGGACGAGCGTGTCGAACTGCCCGATCGTGAGCCCCGGGTCGGGGCTCGCGTCGTGGTGCGGTACCGCCTTCCTGAGGTGGACCCGCGCACCGGGGCGACCCTCACCGACGTCGTCGGCGACCTCGTCGAGACGGATGCCGCGAGCCTCGTGGTCCGCACGCGTCGGGGCGTGGTCACCGTGCCACGCAGCCTCGTCACCGCCCTCAAGGAGATCCCGCCGACCCCGTCGCGCCGGGGCAGCCCCCACCGTGCGCTGTCGATCGAGGACCTGCAACGCGTCATGGTCGGCGCCTGGCCCGCCATGGAGACCGAGCGGCTCGGCGACTGGGTGCTGCGCGCCTCCCGCGGGTTCACCCAGCGAGCCAACTCGGTCGTCACCGCCGGCTCCCCCGGTCTGCCGCTGCCGGATGCGCTCGATGCCGTCGAACGCTGGTACGCGGCCCGTGACCTGCCCGCCAACCTCACGATCGCCGGCCCCGTGGGGTTCGACCCGGCATCCGACCTCGTGGGCGCCGAGGCGCTGCGCCGCGGGTACCGCGGCCGGGTCGCCACCGTGACGCTCACCGCCTCCACCCGACTGATTGCACTCCAGCCACCCCGGCGCGGTGTGCATCAGGTGGCTGGAGTGCAAGAAGTCGCGGTGGGACGTGACCTCACCGACGACTGGTTCGCCGCCTACCGCACCTACCGCGCCGTGGACGACCACGCGGCCCGGGCCGTGCTCACCGGCTCACCCGACCAGGTGTTCGCGACCACGCGGGATGCCGGGGGGCGGGTCGTCGGGATCGGTCGCCTGGGACTGGCGTCGGCCTGGGGTGGCATCGCCGCCATGTGGGTCGAGCCGACGATGCGCCGCCGCGGGATCGCCGACGCGATGCTGACGGCCCTCGCCCGGGCCGCCGACGATGCCGGCGTCGCGTCCTTGCACCTGCAGACCGACTCCGACAACGACCCGGCCCTGGCGGTCTACGGGCAGCGCGGGTTCGACCGGCACCACGAGTACGTCAACCTCACGCGACCGCCGGGCTGA
- a CDS encoding VanW family protein codes for MTDLFAHSPSSDAAGGAQPRARRRWPFLVGGALVALVAAYVAAAVVLGDRVPRGTTVAGVEVGGKDVEGARDALTAALADAGTTPVTLTSPVGEVAITPADLGVGVDIDATVTSLVGFSLAPADVWRNLFGGGEENPVVTVDDAVFTTAVDQARSELDAEPVEGSISVAGGKVALKEPTTGSETDVAGTVAAVKRWWPTQSTITVAARSVEPKVSAQELTRVKTEFADVAVSGPVTVKAGEKSFTLTPKAFAPAIVLAADDSGVISPKADLKKLSAIVHAAAKKAGAEVEAKDAVVTFSGSTPKVTPDVPGLALDDASVQTEVWKAITTPTRTATVATKTVAPKFTTAIAKATLPKEKISSFTTYYPAGQPRVTNIKVASRVLNGTYIPPGGQFSMNAILGKRTPDKGYVKAGIISGGRSASAYGGGISQVSTTIFNAAFFSGMELDAWTPHYYYISRYPEGREATISWPDLHNKFTNTTDGGVRMEVIATNSSITVNFWGTKKYDVTATKSDRFDFVQPRKYTDDSPDCIDQSPVPGFKVTVGRIIKEKGKVVKTEKFTTNYRPEDDVTCTNPRPS; via the coding sequence ATGACCGACCTGTTCGCGCACTCCCCTTCGTCAGATGCCGCGGGGGGCGCCCAGCCGAGGGCCCGGCGCCGGTGGCCCTTCCTGGTCGGCGGTGCCCTCGTGGCGCTCGTGGCCGCCTACGTGGCTGCGGCCGTGGTCCTCGGCGACCGCGTGCCCCGGGGCACGACGGTCGCGGGGGTCGAGGTGGGCGGAAAGGACGTCGAGGGCGCTCGTGACGCCCTGACTGCGGCCCTCGCCGACGCCGGCACCACACCGGTCACCCTGACCTCACCCGTGGGCGAGGTCGCCATCACGCCTGCCGATCTCGGTGTGGGCGTCGACATCGACGCCACGGTCACCTCGCTCGTGGGCTTCTCCCTCGCACCGGCCGACGTGTGGCGCAACCTCTTCGGCGGTGGCGAGGAGAACCCCGTCGTCACCGTCGACGACGCCGTGTTCACCACGGCGGTGGACCAGGCCCGTTCCGAACTGGACGCGGAACCGGTCGAGGGCTCGATCTCCGTCGCCGGTGGCAAGGTCGCCCTCAAGGAACCGACCACGGGCTCCGAGACCGACGTCGCGGGCACGGTGGCCGCCGTCAAGCGCTGGTGGCCGACGCAGAGCACCATCACGGTGGCTGCCCGAAGCGTGGAACCCAAGGTCTCCGCGCAGGAGCTCACCCGGGTCAAGACCGAGTTCGCCGACGTCGCAGTGTCCGGCCCCGTGACCGTGAAGGCGGGGGAGAAGTCCTTCACCCTCACCCCGAAGGCCTTTGCTCCGGCCATCGTCCTGGCGGCCGACGACTCGGGCGTCATCAGCCCCAAGGCCGACCTCAAGAAGTTGTCCGCGATCGTGCACGCCGCAGCGAAGAAGGCGGGCGCCGAGGTGGAGGCCAAGGACGCCGTCGTGACCTTCTCCGGCAGCACGCCCAAGGTGACCCCGGACGTTCCCGGTCTCGCCCTCGACGACGCGTCGGTCCAGACCGAGGTGTGGAAGGCGATCACGACGCCCACCCGTACGGCCACCGTCGCCACCAAGACCGTCGCGCCGAAGTTCACGACCGCGATCGCCAAGGCCACCCTGCCGAAGGAGAAGATCTCCTCCTTCACCACGTACTACCCGGCAGGGCAGCCGCGCGTGACGAACATCAAGGTCGCGTCGCGAGTCCTCAACGGGACCTACATCCCGCCGGGGGGCCAGTTCAGCATGAACGCCATCCTCGGCAAGCGCACCCCTGACAAGGGCTACGTGAAGGCAGGCATCATCAGCGGTGGACGCTCGGCGAGCGCCTACGGCGGCGGCATCTCGCAGGTGTCCACGACGATCTTCAACGCCGCGTTCTTCTCGGGCATGGAACTCGACGCCTGGACCCCGCACTACTACTACATCTCGCGCTACCCCGAAGGTCGGGAGGCCACGATCTCGTGGCCCGACCTGCACAACAAGTTCACGAACACCACCGACGGCGGCGTGCGGATGGAGGTCATCGCGACCAACTCCTCGATCACGGTGAACTTCTGGGGCACCAAGAAGTACGACGTGACCGCGACCAAGAGCGACCGCTTCGACTTCGTGCAGCCTCGCAAGTACACCGACGACAGCCCTGACTGCATCGACCAGAGCCCGGTCCCCGGCTTCAAGGTCACCGTCGGCCGGATCATCAAGGAGAAGGGCAAGGTCGTGAAGACCGAGAAGTTCACGACGAACTACCGCCCCGAGGACGACGTCACCTGCACCAACCCCAGGCCGTCCTGA
- a CDS encoding flavin reductase family protein gives MSEHDLDPAQFRLAMGRLASGVTVLTTTTDGHDHAMTADTLTSVSLDPILVLVCVENETRWLAAVEQAGVFGVSVLSAEQRALAQWFATPGRPLHGQLDRAPHRRGPHTNMALLDGALMHLECRVTASHPAGDHLIVVAEVLSITLPDDVGPALVHFRGSYGSIA, from the coding sequence GTGAGCGAGCACGACCTCGATCCCGCCCAGTTCCGCCTGGCGATGGGCCGCCTCGCGTCCGGCGTCACGGTGCTCACGACGACGACGGACGGCCACGACCATGCCATGACCGCCGACACCCTCACCTCCGTGTCGCTCGACCCGATCCTGGTGCTCGTCTGCGTCGAGAACGAGACCCGGTGGCTGGCGGCGGTCGAGCAGGCCGGGGTCTTCGGCGTCAGCGTCCTCTCGGCCGAGCAGCGAGCGCTGGCGCAGTGGTTCGCCACGCCCGGTCGCCCGCTGCACGGGCAGCTCGACCGGGCCCCGCACCGCCGGGGTCCGCACACGAACATGGCGCTGCTCGACGGCGCGCTCATGCACCTCGAGTGCCGCGTCACCGCCAGCCACCCGGCCGGTGATCACCTGATCGTCGTCGCCGAGGTCCTGTCCATCACCTTGCCGGACGACGTGGGGCCAGCCCTGGTCCACTTCCGCGGAAGCTACGGGAGCATCGCATGA
- the mshB gene encoding N-acetyl-1-D-myo-inositol-2-amino-2-deoxy-alpha-D-glucopyranoside deacetylase → MRGLLDDVTIRGQRPRLLFVHAHPDDETLATGVALAHHVARGDEVHVLTCTLGEEGEVIPAPLAHLEGAAGDPLADHRRGELAAAMRSLGVVHHLLGATSGDDRPTWRDSGMAGSAAAEHPRAWAGADLDEAAAAVRAVIEQVCPDVVVTYDATGGYGHPDHVRTHDATVRAIAGMTVRPALYVTLTPQSWVLEDREWLAEHVPQDRGLIVPGPHAPFATSVVPDAVVTHVVLDPSVVAAQSRALRCHETQVVVGDGWYALSNHVVSRLAGREGYGRFDPLTAQLLEQEESP, encoded by the coding sequence GTGAGAGGTCTTCTCGACGACGTGACGATCCGCGGGCAGCGCCCCCGGCTGCTGTTCGTGCACGCCCACCCGGATGACGAGACCCTCGCGACCGGAGTGGCACTGGCCCACCACGTGGCACGCGGCGACGAGGTCCACGTCCTCACGTGCACGCTCGGCGAGGAGGGTGAGGTCATCCCGGCACCCCTGGCGCACCTCGAGGGTGCAGCGGGTGATCCGCTGGCGGACCACCGCAGAGGTGAGCTCGCTGCGGCCATGCGCTCCCTCGGCGTCGTCCACCACCTGCTCGGCGCGACCTCCGGCGATGACCGTCCCACCTGGCGTGACTCGGGCATGGCAGGATCCGCTGCCGCCGAGCACCCGCGCGCCTGGGCCGGCGCCGACCTCGACGAGGCGGCCGCCGCGGTCCGGGCCGTCATCGAGCAGGTGTGCCCCGACGTCGTCGTGACCTACGACGCGACCGGTGGCTACGGGCACCCCGACCACGTGCGCACCCACGACGCGACGGTGCGCGCGATCGCAGGCATGACCGTGCGCCCCGCCCTCTACGTCACGCTGACCCCGCAGTCCTGGGTCCTGGAGGACCGCGAGTGGTTGGCGGAGCACGTGCCGCAGGATCGCGGACTCATCGTGCCCGGGCCGCACGCCCCGTTCGCCACCTCGGTCGTCCCGGATGCCGTGGTGACCCACGTGGTGCTCGACCCCTCCGTCGTCGCGGCCCAGAGCCGGGCCCTGCGCTGCCACGAGACCCAGGTCGTCGTCGGTGACGGCTGGTACGCCCTGTCCAACCACGTCGTGTCCCGTCTCGCGGGACGCGAGGGCTACGGTCGGTTCGATCCCTTGACCGCGCAGCTCCTCGAGCAGGAGGAATCACCGTGA
- a CDS encoding ABC transporter substrate-binding protein, with translation MPIAHRHAGLAAVVLGTLVVAALVVAGVFVLRDEPTVDPDRATATSAVGERVTSDGGTIRALALGPVLTWDPQRLASRDDIAFAGRVFARSLTAYAPNVDPDAQDRLVGDLATDTGTASADLKTWSFTLREGILWQDGTAVTCADVAYGISRSFASKDLPGGSTDALAVLAIPRQANGTSTYAGPYATGPTVAAGQAAFDKAVSCVGQKITFTLSTPLGDFNELVSQPAFGPVKKSVDKGPEGVYEVFSAGPYMLEKPWVAGQGGTFVRNPHWARSADPVRRAHPDRIEYLEGMDIQAITQQVMADTDGGRTSVSLGSAPPAIQQNITAVQSLRERSVNPRTGVVDYLVPNTRSAVFKDPLARQALAAATNREAYVTAIGGPTAADPARSLIPRSLAAAHEGDPVGAGNRGDAATAKALLAQAKQTEPVPFTVAYRSSATADKAMAALVAGWRLAGFEPTTRPITDDYFTAISDPRIAGEVDVFWSNWAPAWPSASTILPPLFDSAINLTASGPGRDYGYWNDPTLNTRMAQIQQIDDRAEREAAWAVVDQSLLEQGAYIGLAERRALYVAGSDVRNLSANTISGGVVEFADIAVAQ, from the coding sequence ATGCCGATCGCTCACCGGCACGCCGGCCTCGCGGCCGTCGTGCTCGGCACCCTGGTCGTGGCGGCCCTGGTCGTGGCCGGGGTGTTCGTCCTGCGCGATGAGCCCACGGTCGACCCGGATCGGGCGACGGCGACCTCTGCCGTCGGTGAGCGGGTCACGAGTGACGGCGGCACGATCCGGGCGCTCGCCCTGGGGCCGGTGCTCACCTGGGACCCGCAACGGCTGGCCTCGCGCGACGACATCGCGTTCGCCGGTCGGGTGTTCGCCCGCTCGCTGACGGCCTACGCACCCAACGTCGACCCCGACGCCCAGGATCGGCTCGTCGGCGACCTCGCGACCGACACCGGCACGGCCAGCGCCGACCTGAAGACCTGGTCCTTCACCCTGCGAGAGGGCATCCTCTGGCAGGACGGCACCGCTGTGACCTGTGCAGACGTCGCCTACGGCATCTCCCGCAGCTTCGCCAGCAAGGACCTGCCGGGTGGCTCCACGGATGCCCTGGCCGTCCTCGCCATCCCGAGGCAGGCCAACGGCACGAGCACGTATGCCGGGCCCTACGCCACGGGCCCGACCGTGGCCGCGGGGCAGGCGGCGTTCGACAAGGCCGTCTCGTGCGTCGGGCAGAAGATCACGTTCACGCTCAGCACCCCGCTCGGCGACTTCAACGAACTCGTGAGCCAGCCGGCCTTCGGGCCGGTCAAGAAGTCCGTCGACAAGGGCCCCGAGGGCGTGTACGAGGTCTTCTCCGCGGGCCCCTACATGCTGGAGAAGCCGTGGGTTGCCGGCCAGGGCGGCACGTTCGTGCGCAACCCGCACTGGGCCAGGTCAGCCGATCCGGTGCGCCGGGCCCACCCCGATCGCATCGAGTACCTCGAGGGCATGGACATCCAGGCCATCACCCAGCAGGTGATGGCGGACACCGACGGTGGGCGCACCTCGGTCTCCCTGGGCTCGGCCCCACCGGCCATCCAGCAGAACATCACCGCAGTCCAGAGCCTGCGCGAGCGGTCGGTGAATCCGCGAACGGGGGTCGTCGACTACCTGGTGCCCAACACCAGGAGCGCGGTCTTCAAGGACCCCTTGGCCCGCCAGGCGCTCGCCGCCGCGACCAACCGCGAGGCCTACGTGACGGCGATCGGCGGGCCGACGGCGGCGGACCCAGCACGTTCGCTCATCCCGCGCTCCCTCGCGGCTGCGCACGAAGGTGACCCCGTGGGCGCGGGCAATCGCGGCGACGCCGCCACGGCCAAGGCGCTGCTCGCCCAGGCCAAGCAGACCGAGCCGGTGCCGTTCACCGTGGCCTACCGCAGCAGCGCCACCGCGGACAAGGCGATGGCAGCCCTGGTCGCAGGCTGGCGGCTGGCTGGGTTCGAGCCCACGACCAGGCCCATCACCGATGACTACTTCACCGCCATCAGCGATCCCAGGATCGCTGGTGAGGTCGACGTCTTCTGGAGCAACTGGGCTCCGGCGTGGCCGTCCGCATCCACGATCCTGCCGCCGCTGTTCGACAGCGCGATCAACCTCACGGCGTCCGGGCCCGGGCGCGACTACGGCTACTGGAACGACCCCACGCTGAACACCCGGATGGCGCAGATCCAGCAGATCGACGACCGGGCCGAGCGTGAGGCGGCATGGGCAGTCGTCGACCAGTCCCTGCTCGAGCAGGGGGCCTACATCGGCCTGGCCGAGCGACGCGCGCTGTACGTCGCGGGGTCGGACGTCCGCAACCTGTCGGCCAACACCATCTCCGGGGGCGTCGTCGAGTTCGCGGACATCGCGGTGGCCCAGTGA
- the typA gene encoding translational GTPase TypA has product MPVSRRADLRNVAIVAHVDHGKTTLVDKMLWQSGAFGEHDHIADRAMDSGDLEREKGITILAKNTAVHYAGKAALDAGLTDGMTINIIDTPGHADFGGEVERGLSMVDGVVLLVDASEGPLPQTRFVLRKALALKMPVVLCINKVDRPDARISEVVDEVYELFMDLMVDAEHHQDQLEFPIVYASAKAGRASMNRPADGGLPDGDDLEPLFRTIIETIPAPSYDSDAPLQAHVTNLDASNFLGRLALLRVHNGTIRKGQQVAWCRRDGSVEKVKITELLMTDALERKPAESAGPGDIIAVAGIPEITIGETLADVDDPRPLPLITVDEPAISMTIGINTSPMAGRVKGAKVTARLVKDRLDRELIGNVSMRILPTERPDAWEVQGRGELALAILVEQMRREGYELTVGKPVVVTRVIDGKVHEPMERVTIDTPEEYLGPITQLLAARKGRMEQMTNHGTGWVRMEYLVPSRGLIGFRTQFLTDTRGTGIAHHVFEGYEPWVGEISTRISGSLVADRSGPATAYAMMNLQERGTLFIAPTTEVYEGMIVGENSRVDDMDVNITKEKKLTNVRSAGADVLERLAPPRALSLEQSLEFCREDECVEVTPEAVRIRKVELDQTLRARAAARARKS; this is encoded by the coding sequence ATGCCTGTATCCCGTCGCGCTGATCTCCGTAACGTCGCCATCGTCGCCCACGTCGACCACGGAAAGACCACCCTGGTCGACAAGATGCTCTGGCAGTCGGGGGCCTTCGGTGAACACGACCACATCGCCGACCGTGCGATGGACAGCGGTGACCTCGAGCGCGAGAAGGGCATCACCATCCTCGCGAAGAACACCGCCGTGCACTACGCAGGCAAGGCCGCGCTCGACGCCGGGCTCACCGACGGCATGACGATCAACATCATCGACACCCCCGGTCACGCCGACTTCGGCGGCGAGGTCGAGCGTGGCCTGTCGATGGTCGACGGTGTCGTACTGCTCGTCGACGCCAGCGAGGGCCCGCTGCCCCAGACCCGCTTCGTGCTGCGCAAGGCGCTCGCCCTGAAGATGCCGGTCGTCCTGTGCATCAACAAGGTCGACCGCCCCGACGCCCGCATCTCCGAGGTCGTCGACGAGGTCTACGAGCTCTTCATGGACCTCATGGTCGACGCCGAGCACCACCAGGACCAGCTCGAGTTCCCCATCGTGTACGCCTCGGCCAAGGCCGGTCGCGCGTCCATGAACCGCCCGGCCGACGGTGGCCTGCCCGACGGCGACGACCTCGAGCCGTTGTTCCGCACGATCATCGAGACGATCCCGGCCCCGTCCTACGACTCCGACGCGCCGCTGCAGGCGCACGTCACCAACCTCGACGCGTCGAACTTCCTGGGCCGACTCGCCCTGCTGCGCGTGCACAACGGCACCATCCGCAAGGGCCAGCAGGTCGCGTGGTGCCGCCGTGACGGTTCGGTCGAGAAGGTCAAGATCACCGAGCTGCTGATGACCGACGCCCTCGAGCGCAAGCCGGCCGAGAGCGCCGGTCCCGGCGACATCATCGCTGTCGCCGGCATCCCCGAGATCACCATCGGCGAGACCCTGGCCGACGTCGACGACCCGCGACCCCTGCCGCTCATCACCGTCGACGAGCCGGCCATCTCCATGACGATCGGGATCAACACCAGCCCCATGGCCGGCCGCGTCAAGGGCGCCAAGGTCACGGCCCGCCTCGTCAAGGACCGCCTCGACCGCGAGCTCATCGGCAACGTCTCGATGCGCATCCTGCCGACCGAGCGTCCGGACGCCTGGGAGGTCCAGGGTCGTGGTGAGCTCGCGCTCGCGATCCTCGTCGAGCAGATGCGCCGGGAGGGCTACGAGCTCACCGTCGGCAAGCCGGTCGTCGTGACCCGCGTCATCGACGGCAAGGTCCACGAGCCGATGGAGCGCGTCACCATCGACACCCCCGAGGAGTACCTCGGCCCCATCACGCAGCTCCTCGCCGCCCGCAAGGGCCGCATGGAGCAGATGACCAACCACGGCACCGGGTGGGTCCGGATGGAGTACCTCGTGCCCTCGCGCGGTCTCATCGGCTTCCGCACCCAGTTCCTCACCGACACCCGCGGCACCGGCATCGCCCACCACGTCTTCGAGGGCTACGAGCCCTGGGTCGGCGAGATCTCCACCCGGATCAGCGGTTCGCTCGTCGCCGACCGCTCCGGCCCGGCGACCGCCTACGCGATGATGAACCTCCAGGAGCGCGGCACCCTCTTCATCGCCCCGACGACGGAGGTCTACGAGGGCATGATCGTCGGCGAGAACTCCCGCGTGGACGACATGGACGTCAACATCACCAAGGAGAAGAAGCTCACCAACGTGCGCTCCGCCGGTGCTGACGTCCTCGAGCGGCTCGCCCCGCCGCGGGCGCTCTCCCTCGAGCAGTCGCTGGAGTTCTGCCGCGAGGACGAGTGCGTCGAGGTCACCCCGGAGGCCGTGCGCATCCGCAAGGTCGAGCTCGACCAGACGCTGCGCGCCCGCGCTGCCGCCCGCGCGAGGAAGAGCTGA
- a CDS encoding ABC transporter substrate-binding protein — MKLKRKVPVVLLTAAALTVTGCAQSDRESESTDTGTASGEFKDTFTFGAAGAPKLFDPFFATDGETFRVTRQMHQGLLGVKPGTADVQPELAESWTPSADGLTWEFKLKQGVKFSDGEPFNAEAVCANFTRMFESKGAAQTAAEYWGYFFGSFSDKPEGSLYKSCEAKDESTAVINITRATSSFPTILSLDSFSMQSPKAMASGDAGNVQAAGEGFTYPPYVMAPVGIGPYKLDKYDEANKTVTLVANDMYYGEKPKTAKLVFKIIPDESTRRQELQAGSIDGYDLPNPVDWKGLEDEGNTVEVRPAFNILYMGLNAKKNPVLKDLKVRQALSHAINRDQMVKTQLPEGALAASQFMPEAVSGYNTSLQPNAYDPEKAKTLLKEAGAEGMTLQFAFPTEVSRPYMPDPQKIHDAFKKDLEAVGVKVEVVSKPWNGGYLDDASAGNYDAWLLGWTGDYNAADNFLGTFFSNYEQNDFQTSAHPWGKKLSEDLKAADAIVDEAERKAAYELINKQIAEEYIPGLPISHSPPALVVSSKVEGLVASPLTAEMFDQVTVSSK, encoded by the coding sequence ATGAAGCTCAAGCGGAAGGTGCCAGTTGTCCTGTTGACAGCGGCCGCCCTCACCGTGACCGGCTGCGCCCAGTCAGACCGTGAGTCGGAGTCCACGGACACCGGCACGGCCAGCGGCGAGTTCAAGGACACGTTCACGTTCGGCGCCGCCGGCGCCCCCAAGTTGTTCGACCCGTTCTTCGCCACCGACGGTGAGACGTTCCGGGTCACCCGCCAGATGCACCAGGGCCTCCTGGGCGTCAAGCCCGGCACCGCGGACGTGCAGCCCGAGCTCGCCGAGAGCTGGACCCCCTCCGCAGACGGCCTGACCTGGGAGTTCAAGCTCAAGCAGGGCGTGAAGTTCTCCGACGGCGAGCCGTTCAACGCCGAGGCCGTGTGCGCCAACTTCACCCGCATGTTCGAGTCCAAGGGTGCGGCGCAGACCGCAGCCGAGTACTGGGGCTACTTCTTCGGCTCGTTCAGTGACAAGCCCGAGGGCTCGCTGTACAAGTCGTGCGAGGCCAAGGACGAGTCCACCGCGGTCATCAACATCACCCGCGCGACCTCGAGCTTCCCGACGATCCTGTCGCTCGACTCGTTCTCGATGCAGTCCCCCAAGGCCATGGCCTCCGGGGATGCCGGGAACGTCCAGGCAGCGGGCGAGGGCTTCACCTACCCGCCCTACGTCATGGCTCCCGTCGGCATCGGCCCGTACAAGCTCGACAAGTACGACGAGGCCAACAAGACGGTCACGCTCGTCGCCAACGACATGTACTACGGCGAGAAGCCGAAGACGGCCAAGCTCGTCTTCAAGATCATCCCCGACGAGAGCACCCGCCGCCAGGAGCTGCAGGCCGGCTCGATCGACGGGTACGACCTGCCCAACCCGGTGGACTGGAAGGGTCTCGAGGACGAGGGCAACACCGTCGAGGTGCGCCCGGCCTTCAACATCCTCTACATGGGTCTGAACGCGAAGAAGAACCCCGTGCTGAAGGACCTCAAGGTCCGCCAGGCCCTCTCCCACGCGATCAACCGTGACCAGATGGTCAAGACCCAGCTGCCCGAGGGTGCGCTGGCCGCGAGCCAGTTCATGCCCGAGGCCGTCTCCGGCTACAACACCTCGTTGCAGCCCAACGCCTACGACCCGGAGAAGGCCAAGACCCTGCTCAAGGAGGCCGGCGCCGAGGGCATGACCCTGCAGTTCGCCTTCCCGACCGAGGTCTCGCGTCCGTACATGCCGGACCCGCAGAAGATCCACGACGCCTTCAAGAAGGACCTCGAGGCCGTCGGCGTCAAGGTCGAGGTCGTCAGCAAGCCGTGGAACGGTGGCTACCTGGACGACGCCAGCGCGGGCAACTACGACGCGTGGCTGCTCGGCTGGACCGGTGACTACAACGCCGCGGACAACTTCCTGGGCACGTTCTTCTCCAACTACGAGCAGAACGACTTCCAGACCAGCGCCCACCCGTGGGGCAAGAAGCTGTCCGAGGACCTCAAGGCCGCGGACGCGATCGTCGACGAGGCCGAGCGCAAGGCCGCCTACGAGCTGATCAACAAGCAGATCGCCGAGGAGTACATCCCCGGCCTGCCGATCAGCCACTCGCCGCCGGCGCTCGTCGTCAGCTCGAAGGTCGAGGGTCTCGTCGCGAGCCCGCTGACCGCCGAGATGTTCGACCAGGTCACGGTCAGCAGCAAGTGA
- a CDS encoding ABC transporter permease, whose amino-acid sequence MARFIIRRLIQMVGVVFVLSLLLFLWLRSLPGGPVSAILGERATDESRAALEKAFGLDQPVYVQYLKFLQRAAQGDFGASTAVLPGRDALEIFFTRLPATIELSIIAMAIAIVFAIPLGYVAAKRHGSSIDNGAVVLSLIGVAVPVFFLAFLLKYWFAIETQTFPVSGRQDAALGCTRVTNFFVLDGVLTREFDCSADALRHLVLPAIALATIPFAVIFRITRASVLDVLDEDYVRTAEAKGLTAQVIRARHVMRNALLPVVTTIGLQTGGLLAGAVLTETVFNFGGIGSTLAQAFTQRDYAVLQVLILATATIYVLVNLIVDISYAIIDPRVRAR is encoded by the coding sequence TTGGCGAGATTCATCATCAGACGGCTCATCCAGATGGTCGGGGTGGTGTTCGTGCTCTCGCTGCTGCTCTTCCTGTGGCTGCGATCCCTCCCCGGCGGTCCGGTGTCCGCCATCCTCGGCGAGCGCGCCACGGACGAGTCACGGGCGGCGCTGGAGAAGGCGTTCGGCCTCGACCAACCGGTGTACGTGCAGTACCTGAAGTTCCTCCAGCGGGCGGCCCAGGGCGACTTCGGCGCCTCGACGGCCGTGCTTCCCGGGCGTGATGCGCTCGAGATCTTCTTCACCCGCCTTCCGGCAACCATCGAACTCAGCATCATCGCCATGGCGATCGCCATCGTGTTCGCCATCCCACTGGGCTACGTGGCGGCCAAGCGGCACGGGTCGAGCATCGACAACGGCGCCGTGGTGCTCTCGCTCATCGGGGTCGCCGTCCCCGTCTTCTTCCTCGCCTTCCTCCTCAAGTACTGGTTCGCCATCGAGACCCAGACCTTCCCCGTCTCAGGCCGTCAGGATGCCGCTCTGGGCTGCACCCGGGTGACCAACTTCTTCGTGCTCGACGGTGTGCTGACCCGGGAGTTCGACTGCTCCGCCGACGCCCTGCGCCACCTCGTCCTCCCCGCGATCGCCCTCGCGACCATCCCGTTCGCCGTCATCTTCCGGATCACCCGCGCGTCCGTGCTCGACGTCCTCGACGAGGACTACGTGCGCACCGCCGAGGCCAAGGGCCTGACCGCCCAGGTCATCCGGGCCCGCCACGTCATGCGCAACGCGCTGCTCCCCGTCGTCACGACGATCGGCCTGCAGACCGGTGGCCTGCTCGCCGGCGCCGTGCTCACCGAGACGGTGTTCAACTTCGGCGGCATCGGCTCCACCCTCGCGCAGGCCTTCACCCAGCGCGACTACGCAGTGCTCCAGGTGCTCATCCTCGCCACCGCGACGATCTACGTCCTGGTGAACCTGATCGTCGACATCTCCTACGCGATCATCGACCCGAGGGTGCGTGCCCGATGA